A region from the Lentisphaera profundi genome encodes:
- a CDS encoding DUF3291 domain-containing protein, with protein sequence MQLAQINIAKPKAALDDPLMKDFVDNLAHINALAESSEGFVWRFQKNYESNKETTSYFGDASILPNLSVWKSLEDLKNFLFKTEHLVFLKRRREWFETISTPSFIMWWVPKGHRPSLAEANERLNYYTKNGESSYAFTIKKPHQAPFL encoded by the coding sequence ATGCAACTCGCACAAATTAATATCGCCAAACCCAAAGCCGCGCTAGATGATCCCCTCATGAAAGATTTCGTGGATAATCTCGCTCATATCAATGCCTTAGCCGAATCAAGTGAAGGATTTGTTTGGCGCTTTCAAAAGAATTATGAAAGTAACAAGGAAACCACCAGCTACTTTGGCGATGCCTCGATCTTGCCGAATCTCTCAGTTTGGAAATCTCTAGAAGATCTAAAGAATTTCCTTTTCAAAACGGAGCACCTCGTTTTCCTCAAGAGAAGGCGCGAGTGGTTTGAAACGATCTCAACGCCAAGTTTTATCATGTGGTGGGTTCCCAAAGGCCATAGACCTAGCTTAGCGGAGGCCAATGAGCGCCTCAACTACTATACTAAGAATGGCGAGTCGTCCTATGCTTTCACCATAAAGAAGCCTCATCAAGCTCCCTTTCTGTAA
- a CDS encoding TetR/AcrR family transcriptional regulator translates to MAKKQFDRDEVLDRAVALFWEHGFYATSMQQLKESTGLKPGSLYNEFGSKQGLFCEALKHYAKIHQKRMATVLDEAASVGEGICNLFELFISDSESSDYCSCFVIKTQLELAATGNTLYKLAVEMLIEGEALLCQYLEKEYDAEVSQTRAACLMVHIFGIRVYGYRSNATQTQRIALREGLPWLPWSALDS, encoded by the coding sequence ATGGCAAAAAAACAATTTGATCGCGATGAAGTCCTTGATCGGGCGGTCGCTTTATTTTGGGAACATGGATTTTATGCCACTTCCATGCAACAACTCAAGGAGTCTACCGGCTTGAAACCAGGCAGTCTCTATAATGAATTTGGTAGTAAGCAAGGTTTGTTTTGCGAGGCGCTTAAGCATTACGCGAAAATTCACCAGAAACGAATGGCGACGGTTTTAGATGAGGCAGCAAGTGTGGGTGAAGGAATCTGTAATCTTTTTGAGTTATTTATTTCAGACTCTGAGAGTTCCGATTACTGCAGTTGTTTTGTTATCAAAACTCAACTTGAGTTGGCTGCAACGGGCAATACACTGTATAAACTCGCCGTTGAAATGCTTATCGAGGGGGAAGCTCTTCTATGCCAATATTTGGAAAAAGAATACGATGCCGAAGTAAGTCAGACTCGTGCGGCCTGTCTGATGGTGCACATTTTTGGGATTCGTGTCTATGGTTATCGCAGCAATGCTACACAGACGCAAAGAATCGCACTGCGCGAAGGTCTTCCTTGGCTACCTTGGAGTGCCCTTGACTCATGA
- a CDS encoding DUF1549 domain-containing protein, whose amino-acid sequence MKQILYTSLLCFGFISSAEDISFNKDIRPILSDKCFACHGPDAHDIKGKLQLHTFDLAAKERHYTSKSGKKRILDAVIIPGNPEDSLLWERLITDDEDDIMPPLDSHKSLSKKEKATIKQWIKEGAEYEDHWSYESIALPNKKDSVDTLIEAKLSPLDLSLNKAADKITLIRRLSFDLRGLAPTQKEVDQFLADKSSNAWETLIDSFLKDQAYGEKMAVHWLDIVRYADTVGYHGDQNQRVYPYRDYVINAFNSNKGFDDFTREQLAGDLLQEKPSEEQLIASAYNRLNMMTSEGGAQAKEYLAKYSGDRVRTTTTAWMGSTLGCAECHDHKFDPFTAKDYYAFSAFFADIKQQGVYQGKDKKGYVYPPSCKLLISKR is encoded by the coding sequence ATGAAGCAAATTTTATATACTTCACTTCTCTGTTTTGGCTTTATTTCTAGTGCAGAAGACATAAGCTTTAACAAAGATATTCGTCCCATTTTATCAGACAAATGTTTTGCCTGTCATGGTCCAGATGCCCATGATATTAAAGGGAAACTGCAATTACACACTTTTGATTTAGCGGCGAAGGAACGTCACTACACAAGTAAGAGTGGTAAAAAGAGGATTTTGGATGCGGTTATTATTCCAGGGAATCCCGAAGACAGTCTCTTATGGGAAAGGTTGATTACGGATGATGAAGATGACATCATGCCACCACTTGATTCGCATAAAAGCCTCAGCAAAAAAGAAAAAGCGACAATTAAGCAATGGATAAAAGAAGGTGCCGAGTATGAGGATCATTGGTCTTATGAGTCTATTGCGCTACCAAATAAAAAGGATTCAGTCGACACGCTCATTGAAGCTAAATTAAGTCCTTTAGACCTAAGTTTAAATAAAGCTGCGGATAAAATAACTTTGATTCGCCGCTTAAGTTTTGATTTGCGGGGCCTAGCGCCCACTCAAAAAGAAGTCGATCAATTTCTAGCTGACAAGAGCTCAAATGCCTGGGAGACTTTGATTGATAGCTTTTTAAAGGATCAGGCCTATGGTGAAAAAATGGCGGTGCATTGGTTAGATATAGTGCGCTACGCCGATACCGTGGGTTACCACGGTGATCAAAATCAACGTGTTTATCCCTACCGAGACTATGTGATCAATGCCTTTAATTCGAATAAGGGTTTTGATGATTTTACGCGGGAGCAATTAGCTGGCGACCTCTTGCAAGAAAAACCTAGTGAGGAACAATTGATTGCCTCGGCCTATAATCGTTTAAATATGATGACCAGTGAGGGCGGAGCGCAAGCCAAAGAATATCTCGCCAAGTACTCGGGTGACCGAGTTCGTACAACTACAACGGCATGGATGGGCTCTACTCTAGGTTGTGCGGAATGTCACGATCATAAGTTTGATCCCTTTACGGCTAAGGACTACTATGCCTTTTCAGCGTTTTTTGCGGATATAAAACAACAAGGTGTTTATCAAGGTAAAGATAAAAAGGGTTATGTTTATCCCCCATCATGCAAGTTATTGATCAGCAAAAGATGA
- a CDS encoding SDR family oxidoreductase, with translation MSISIKDKVALVTGANRGIGKAIVESFLNHGAKKVYLAVRNPESTQALEAQYGDRVVTIQADVSASDSIKRLADQTSDVEIVVNNAGILCLASPLDENVEEAFSKEVNVNVFGLLRIAQSFAEILERNKGALVQLNSIVSMKNFVGVSSYSASKAASYSFTQGLREELGEKGVAVLSVHPGPIATDMGTESGIENGAAASIVSEGIVKALAAGEFHLFPDKMAQQMGSAYQSFAENVILADFSV, from the coding sequence ATGAGCATCTCAATCAAAGACAAAGTCGCATTAGTCACCGGAGCCAACCGTGGCATTGGCAAAGCCATCGTAGAATCATTTCTAAATCATGGTGCCAAAAAGGTTTACCTTGCAGTACGTAATCCAGAATCGACTCAAGCGCTTGAAGCACAGTACGGTGATAGAGTTGTAACTATTCAAGCAGACGTATCGGCTTCGGACTCCATTAAACGCCTTGCCGACCAGACCAGTGATGTGGAGATTGTTGTCAATAATGCAGGTATACTTTGTTTAGCGTCACCACTGGATGAAAATGTGGAAGAAGCCTTTTCCAAAGAAGTGAATGTAAATGTTTTTGGTCTGCTTCGCATCGCACAATCTTTTGCTGAGATACTGGAGCGCAATAAGGGGGCCTTGGTTCAGCTCAACTCTATAGTGTCCATGAAAAACTTCGTCGGAGTATCTTCATACTCGGCATCCAAAGCAGCTTCTTATTCATTCACTCAAGGACTCAGGGAAGAGTTGGGCGAGAAAGGAGTAGCAGTCCTGAGTGTACACCCAGGTCCCATAGCCACTGATATGGGCACAGAGTCTGGCATTGAAAATGGAGCTGCTGCCTCAATCGTATCGGAAGGTATAGTCAAGGCACTAGCAGCGGGTGAATTCCATCTATTCCCAGATAAAATGGCACAACAGATGGGTTCCGCTTATCAGAGCTTTGCGGAGAATGTTATCCTAGCCGATTTCTCCGTATAA
- a CDS encoding DUF1501 domain-containing protein, whose amino-acid sequence MNRRNFLKFTSLASAGMLGSNQLHALDPGIANFPNHQPKIKRVIHLYMAGGLSQFESFDNKPLLKKMDGQFMPESLTKGKQLAQLQGQKLKCFAPRFEFNKYGQSGLEISDRFPHLGKLADDMCIIRSMHTDQINHDPAHTVMNTGSILNGYPSMGAWVTYALGSPNKDLPGFVVLTSAGGGQAQPISSRQWNNGFLPGRYQGVQFNASGDAVHYITNPDGISTKQQGSLINRLNRMNKLLKNKYADPEINTRMSQYDLALRMQASVPTLTDMSNEPKHVIDMYGCKPGDGSFASNCLLARRMAESGVRFIQLYHRGWDHHGNLENGFKTASGLTDQGAAALIQDLKQRGMLDETLIVFSGEFGRTPMSQGGNGRDHHKDCFSMALFGGGIKGGMTYGKSDEFGYAPVENPVHVRDFHATMLHQLGIDHERLSVKFQGLDIRLTGVHKAKVIKDILS is encoded by the coding sequence ATGAATAGAAGAAACTTTTTAAAATTCACCTCTCTTGCTAGTGCTGGCATGCTAGGCTCCAATCAATTACATGCCCTCGATCCAGGGATCGCCAATTTTCCTAATCATCAGCCCAAAATTAAACGTGTGATTCACCTTTATATGGCAGGGGGATTATCTCAATTCGAGAGCTTTGATAATAAACCACTACTGAAAAAAATGGATGGGCAATTTATGCCCGAATCACTTACCAAGGGCAAGCAACTCGCGCAGCTTCAAGGCCAAAAACTCAAGTGTTTTGCGCCTCGCTTTGAATTTAATAAATACGGTCAGTCAGGCTTGGAAATATCGGATCGTTTTCCTCACTTAGGCAAGCTCGCGGATGACATGTGTATTATTCGCTCAATGCACACCGATCAAATTAATCACGATCCTGCACACACGGTGATGAATACTGGTAGTATTCTCAATGGTTATCCCAGTATGGGGGCTTGGGTGACTTACGCTTTGGGAAGTCCTAACAAAGATCTTCCTGGTTTTGTTGTTCTAACTTCTGCAGGGGGAGGGCAAGCTCAACCCATATCATCTCGTCAGTGGAATAATGGATTTTTACCTGGTCGTTATCAAGGGGTTCAATTCAACGCCAGTGGTGATGCCGTTCATTACATCACTAACCCAGATGGTATTTCGACTAAGCAACAAGGCAGTTTAATTAACCGCCTTAATAGAATGAATAAATTATTGAAAAATAAGTATGCAGATCCCGAGATTAACACTCGCATGTCTCAGTATGATTTAGCTTTACGAATGCAGGCCTCGGTACCAACTTTGACGGATATGTCCAATGAACCCAAACACGTCATCGATATGTATGGCTGTAAACCTGGTGATGGCTCATTTGCCTCTAATTGTCTTTTAGCGAGAAGAATGGCCGAAAGTGGAGTTCGTTTTATTCAGCTCTATCATCGGGGCTGGGATCATCATGGTAATTTGGAGAATGGATTTAAAACTGCGAGTGGCTTAACTGATCAGGGTGCCGCCGCACTGATTCAAGACCTTAAACAGCGTGGTATGCTGGACGAAACGTTGATTGTTTTTTCTGGTGAGTTTGGTCGTACTCCAATGTCACAAGGTGGCAATGGACGAGATCATCATAAGGATTGCTTCTCAATGGCACTGTTTGGTGGTGGTATCAAGGGTGGCATGACTTACGGGAAAAGTGATGAGTTTGGTTATGCACCAGTCGAAAACCCCGTTCACGTTCGAGATTTTCATGCGACTATGCTGCATCAATTGGGTATTGATCACGAGCGACTCAGTGTCAAATTCCAAGGCCTCGATATTCGTTTAACGGGTGTTCATAAAGCGAAAGTCATCAAAGATATCCTGAGCTAA
- a CDS encoding DUF1553 domain-containing protein, protein MIKFAPVKKELEIVDKEIKDLSDSKSIQARYKQWKIDSKKNAETKITTVKSTHGANFKKLSDGSFLRKKNRSDKDNYIISLNQSTPADKLMLAFLVDPTYRNKLGIGNGNVVLSVIEINEINKGGEKIPVKITAAAADFSQGGFPVKNLITASKKANRGWAISGQTKLGENRHAVLKLERMIKGQIEVTLKFQSIHSAHMAGRFDLELSSKDIKPQDYAIARLKNLEAFTRLLAEFSPLHKHLDKLEAQAESLDYGRADCQITEAVKPMITRVLARGNWQDESGEIVEPAIPAFLGKIEKEGRANRLDLANWLVSEQNPLTARVFVNRLWYLYFGRGLSQVVEDLGSQGETPDNPELLDYLAWSFRKDNWNVKNAVKRILMSKAYRQSTERDATLVNSDPFNIKLARQNARRLEAEFIRDNILQMSGLLNKTVGGKSIKPYQPAGYYAQLNFPRRTYQVDKDQNQYRKGLYIHRQRTFLHPMLKAFDTPSADTCNARRSASNTPLQSLALLNDPSFLEAAGAFAKQAIASPESNVIEWMLQHALTRPIGRDELQELTAFYQDQQAYFMSSPQDADKFLLSLKIKDADKYNKIDLAAYGSVARLIFNLHETLSVY, encoded by the coding sequence ATGATCAAGTTTGCACCAGTGAAAAAAGAACTCGAGATAGTGGATAAAGAGATTAAAGACTTGAGTGATTCTAAGAGTATTCAAGCTAGATACAAACAATGGAAAATCGATTCCAAAAAAAATGCTGAGACCAAAATCACGACTGTAAAAAGTACCCATGGTGCCAACTTTAAAAAATTAAGTGATGGCTCATTTTTGAGGAAGAAGAATAGAAGTGATAAAGATAATTATATCATCAGCCTCAATCAGAGCACACCCGCCGATAAGCTGATGCTCGCTTTCTTGGTGGATCCGACTTATCGCAATAAGCTTGGGATTGGCAATGGTAATGTCGTTCTGTCGGTCATCGAAATTAATGAGATTAATAAGGGAGGTGAAAAAATACCGGTTAAAATTACTGCTGCAGCCGCAGATTTTTCTCAAGGCGGCTTCCCAGTGAAAAATCTTATTACAGCTAGTAAGAAAGCTAATAGAGGCTGGGCGATATCTGGCCAGACAAAACTTGGCGAGAATAGACATGCGGTGCTCAAGCTAGAACGAATGATTAAGGGTCAGATAGAAGTCACTTTAAAATTCCAAAGTATACATTCAGCACACATGGCGGGTCGCTTTGACCTAGAATTAAGTTCAAAAGATATCAAGCCTCAAGATTATGCAATTGCAAGACTGAAAAACTTAGAAGCCTTCACTCGATTATTAGCAGAATTTTCACCGCTTCATAAGCACTTGGACAAACTTGAAGCTCAAGCTGAATCCCTGGATTACGGTAGGGCTGATTGCCAAATCACCGAAGCAGTCAAGCCGATGATAACACGTGTTTTAGCTCGTGGTAATTGGCAAGATGAGAGTGGCGAAATCGTCGAGCCCGCCATTCCTGCTTTCTTAGGGAAAATTGAAAAAGAAGGTAGAGCCAATAGACTCGATTTAGCGAATTGGTTAGTCTCGGAACAAAATCCGCTGACTGCACGAGTCTTTGTGAACCGCCTGTGGTATTTGTATTTTGGTCGAGGCTTATCGCAAGTGGTGGAAGACCTCGGTTCACAGGGCGAAACACCCGATAATCCTGAGCTCTTGGATTACCTCGCTTGGAGTTTTAGGAAGGACAATTGGAATGTAAAAAATGCCGTCAAACGCATCCTTATGTCCAAGGCCTATCGTCAGAGTACTGAACGCGATGCCACTTTGGTGAACTCTGATCCCTTTAATATTAAGCTAGCAAGACAAAATGCACGGCGTTTAGAAGCCGAATTTATTCGCGATAATATTTTGCAAATGAGTGGCTTGTTGAATAAAACTGTGGGGGGCAAAAGTATTAAACCCTATCAACCCGCAGGCTATTATGCTCAGCTCAATTTTCCTAGACGAACCTATCAGGTAGACAAGGATCAGAATCAGTACCGTAAAGGACTCTACATCCATCGTCAGAGAACCTTTTTACACCCTATGTTAAAAGCGTTTGATACTCCTTCTGCCGATACCTGCAATGCCCGTCGATCGGCATCCAATACACCTTTGCAATCACTCGCTTTGCTCAATGATCCGAGTTTCTTGGAAGCCGCGGGTGCATTTGCAAAGCAGGCAATAGCGAGTCCTGAAAGCAATGTCATTGAATGGATGTTACAGCACGCCCTTACACGTCCTATTGGCCGTGATGAACTCCAAGAGTTGACAGCATTTTATCAGGATCAACAAGCCTATTTTATGTCCTCACCCCAAGATGCGGATAAATTTTTACTCAGCCTAAAAATAAAAGACGCAGACAAATATAATAAAATTGATTTAGCCGCCTATGGCTCCGTAGCAAGACTGATTTTTAATCTCCACGAAACACTTAGTGTTTACTAA
- a CDS encoding LacI family DNA-binding transcriptional regulator, with protein sequence MASLKDIAEKTGVSIRTVNRALKGDEKIKEATKKIVLAAAKELNYIPNLAARALKSGGGYEVIAVINNLHEMHLRKFAAMEKVLREKELLLSIFIVEDENCCEDLLKRLSLSRPAGAVLMADYDNQEQYDLIKGLWKIFDQQDIPCLGIDLDFEGMSQVILDRSKAIYDSITYLQQKGYKDIAYAGIEGAFGNDERIEGYKKAVKTHSLKENIFLAPLAVGDEARVESGKLAMEHFAKFAKRPQAIQFFTDMMAVSALQYCQQNGIKVPEDLAIIGFDNQPITAFTQPPLTTISQPVERVGEISGKLLCDLIKSSNSVSYTKFVDADLVERAST encoded by the coding sequence ATGGCATCATTAAAAGATATTGCAGAAAAAACGGGCGTTTCGATCCGCACCGTGAATCGTGCCCTAAAGGGTGATGAGAAAATTAAAGAAGCGACTAAAAAAATAGTTTTAGCCGCAGCGAAAGAACTCAATTACATTCCCAATTTGGCCGCGCGTGCACTCAAGAGTGGTGGTGGTTATGAAGTCATTGCGGTGATTAATAACTTACACGAAATGCACCTCCGTAAATTTGCTGCGATGGAGAAAGTCCTACGAGAAAAAGAGCTCTTGCTCTCAATTTTTATCGTAGAAGACGAGAATTGTTGCGAAGATTTATTGAAGCGTCTCTCCCTTAGTCGTCCCGCTGGAGCGGTTTTGATGGCGGATTATGATAATCAAGAACAATATGACTTGATTAAAGGCCTCTGGAAAATTTTTGATCAACAAGATATTCCTTGCCTTGGAATTGACTTGGATTTTGAGGGCATGAGCCAAGTCATTTTAGATCGTTCAAAAGCCATTTATGATTCAATTACTTACTTGCAGCAGAAAGGCTATAAAGATATTGCTTATGCGGGAATTGAAGGGGCTTTTGGTAACGATGAGCGTATCGAGGGTTATAAAAAAGCAGTAAAAACTCATTCTTTAAAGGAAAATATTTTCTTAGCACCATTAGCTGTAGGCGATGAGGCTAGAGTCGAATCTGGTAAATTGGCAATGGAGCATTTTGCGAAGTTCGCAAAGCGCCCTCAAGCGATTCAGTTTTTCACAGATATGATGGCCGTCTCAGCTTTGCAGTACTGTCAGCAAAATGGGATTAAAGTGCCAGAGGACTTAGCTATTATTGGTTTTGATAATCAGCCCATCACCGCCTTTACACAACCGCCTTTGACAACAATATCACAGCCAGTTGAGCGAGTAGGCGAAATAAGTGGTAAGTTATTATGTGATCTCATAAAAAGTTCTAATTCAGTTTCTTACACAAAATTTGTTGATGCTGATTTAGTCGAAAGAGCCTCCACCTAA
- a CDS encoding chondroitinase family polysaccharide lyase, whose protein sequence is MRKIFLSLMSTFSLLAYSVEPLSFENADELSAWRGAAVISVEESFHEAASLKWQWQRGDQLSWTGPIKFLPQSENTEDKALSTFSFWIYNPKAIKDSFKISFLKDDHEHCYFEYQLNFTGWRTCWVSYERDMQGKAIKGMNQILLRAPQSSHSGTLFIDHFIPSSQVDPRHQMPDRQVPFVNPKVVVNANKHWMALNYFSNQKKTSFSISPQSYEEIKLVHQRFLELNDKKIKVTQKLVDDISTKNKKMILEKGKAVLLTYHGAIYGSTVKKKLLEGQLSAKDYTAFMLQIARAYQVAGTVHKLGLEQVFLALYQNMHKYAWAAGSGLGTLHHLGYPFRDYYPAMLLMKEPLRKAGLLQQAFDDMYWFCGFGKVYEDFETASYANIDILNTTSMGMLATALMAETTADQAYCLKSFQVWLNRGLKTAPGLKAPLKADGSLYHHRNHYPAYGRDALRGISPVIYLLSGGSFKLAEENHQQVNKALYMMRNYCNLRKWPLSISGRHPNAKGALDPGTYYWMAKSGSPDGKSKIDPQMAATYLRLVQNDRKYSRPFNELIKAGFKVESSPQGSWSMNYASLGIHRRDDWLFTVKGFSRYLWGAEIYNGANHYGRYLSNGHYQLMQPSEDLDMKGFDWNYLPGTTSMVLPFEELKANVVQVDEFSGNEELLISDQTFSGSLNLNRQGMFSMLLHSHPKYGGDLRAFKSYFMFDDMVVCLGSAINSTDKKNNTVTTLFQIPGEVKEEFKSKSFTDMKGNTWKIKEGSFKFSSGVQISPNQKNDELENSLYTKVWLDHGKAPIDAGYEYAFRIKSSNNSFTYELLQKDNEVHGISYGNKEAFAISKKSSSVNSKLFSQVNQACILMSQQQGKVLNLAICDPDLRLYQGREENQYDQQGIQKEVSIYSRQWAKNESKSSQVEILLKGEFKLLTKSKSVHLINGNHLKVQCQHGEPVKLSLERLK, encoded by the coding sequence TTGAGAAAAATCTTTTTGAGTCTTATGAGCACATTCAGCTTACTGGCCTATAGCGTAGAACCACTTTCATTTGAAAATGCTGATGAACTTTCAGCATGGCGTGGAGCGGCAGTCATTAGCGTAGAAGAGTCCTTTCATGAAGCAGCGTCACTGAAGTGGCAATGGCAGCGAGGCGATCAATTATCTTGGACAGGCCCCATAAAATTTTTACCCCAAAGTGAAAATACAGAGGACAAAGCTTTATCGACATTTTCATTTTGGATATATAATCCTAAAGCCATAAAAGACTCCTTTAAAATAAGCTTTCTAAAGGATGATCATGAACACTGCTATTTTGAATATCAACTCAATTTTACTGGTTGGCGTACTTGTTGGGTATCGTATGAAAGAGATATGCAGGGGAAGGCAATAAAGGGTATGAATCAAATTCTTTTGCGAGCGCCGCAAAGTAGCCATTCGGGAACTTTATTTATTGACCATTTTATCCCTTCTAGCCAGGTGGACCCCCGTCATCAAATGCCTGATCGCCAAGTACCTTTTGTGAATCCAAAGGTGGTAGTTAATGCCAATAAGCATTGGATGGCATTGAATTATTTTTCCAATCAGAAAAAAACGAGTTTTTCAATATCCCCACAAAGTTATGAAGAAATAAAATTGGTACATCAACGTTTTTTAGAACTCAATGATAAAAAGATAAAAGTGACTCAGAAGCTTGTCGATGATATTAGTACTAAGAATAAGAAAATGATCCTGGAAAAGGGCAAAGCCGTCTTGCTGACTTATCACGGAGCTATTTATGGATCCACCGTAAAAAAGAAACTATTGGAAGGTCAGCTGAGTGCAAAAGATTATACCGCATTTATGCTTCAGATTGCCCGTGCTTACCAAGTTGCAGGAACTGTGCATAAGCTTGGGCTTGAGCAAGTTTTTCTGGCTTTATATCAGAATATGCACAAGTATGCGTGGGCAGCGGGAAGTGGTCTAGGAACCCTTCATCACCTCGGTTATCCCTTCCGAGATTATTACCCAGCAATGCTGTTGATGAAAGAGCCTCTGCGCAAAGCCGGTTTACTGCAGCAAGCTTTTGATGATATGTATTGGTTCTGTGGTTTTGGTAAAGTCTATGAAGACTTTGAAACAGCATCTTATGCCAATATTGATATTCTGAATACAACTTCAATGGGTATGCTTGCCACAGCCTTAATGGCAGAGACTACTGCCGATCAGGCCTATTGCCTTAAGTCTTTTCAAGTATGGCTCAATCGTGGCTTAAAAACCGCTCCGGGACTGAAAGCACCCTTGAAAGCTGATGGTTCTCTTTATCATCATCGCAATCATTATCCCGCCTATGGCAGAGATGCACTGCGTGGTATTAGTCCCGTTATTTATCTTTTAAGTGGGGGTAGCTTTAAACTTGCGGAGGAAAACCATCAACAAGTTAATAAAGCCCTCTATATGATGCGCAATTACTGCAATCTTCGCAAATGGCCTTTATCTATTTCAGGAAGGCATCCAAACGCTAAAGGAGCTTTAGATCCTGGAACTTATTATTGGATGGCAAAATCAGGGAGCCCCGATGGCAAATCTAAAATTGATCCTCAGATGGCAGCCACTTATTTGCGCTTGGTGCAAAATGATCGTAAGTACTCCCGTCCCTTTAATGAATTGATCAAAGCTGGTTTTAAAGTTGAATCATCCCCACAGGGCAGTTGGTCTATGAATTATGCTAGCTTGGGTATTCATCGTCGCGATGATTGGCTCTTTACTGTAAAAGGCTTTAGTCGTTATCTCTGGGGCGCTGAAATCTATAATGGGGCCAATCATTATGGGCGTTATTTATCCAATGGTCATTATCAGCTGATGCAGCCATCTGAAGATTTAGACATGAAGGGCTTTGACTGGAACTATCTCCCTGGGACAACATCTATGGTATTACCATTTGAAGAACTGAAGGCCAATGTTGTACAAGTAGACGAATTCAGTGGCAATGAAGAGTTGCTCATTAGTGACCAAACTTTCTCGGGAAGCTTAAACCTTAATAGGCAAGGTATGTTCTCTATGCTTTTACACTCACATCCTAAATACGGTGGAGACTTGAGAGCATTTAAATCCTACTTTATGTTCGATGATATGGTGGTTTGCTTAGGTAGTGCGATTAATTCCACAGACAAGAAAAACAATACTGTCACCACTTTGTTTCAAATTCCTGGAGAAGTAAAAGAAGAGTTCAAGTCAAAATCATTTACAGATATGAAGGGCAATACTTGGAAGATAAAAGAAGGGTCATTCAAATTTTCTTCAGGAGTACAAATAAGCCCTAATCAAAAGAATGATGAACTAGAAAATTCTTTGTATACCAAAGTCTGGCTTGATCATGGTAAGGCGCCTATTGATGCGGGCTATGAGTATGCCTTTAGAATAAAAAGTAGCAATAATTCATTCACTTATGAACTCTTACAAAAAGATAATGAAGTTCATGGGATATCTTATGGGAATAAGGAAGCATTCGCCATTTCAAAAAAATCTTCCAGTGTGAATTCCAAACTATTTTCTCAAGTAAATCAAGCTTGTATACTGATGAGTCAGCAACAAGGGAAAGTATTAAATTTGGCAATTTGTGATCCCGACTTACGGCTTTATCAAGGGCGTGAAGAGAATCAGTATGATCAGCAGGGAATACAAAAAGAAGTGAGTATTTACTCACGACAATGGGCAAAAAATGAGAGTAAAAGCTCGCAAGTCGAAATCCTTTTAAAAGGTGAATTCAAACTGCTCACAAAATCGAAGTCAGTTCACTTGATTAATGGTAATCATTTAAAGGTCCAATGTCAGCATGGTGAGCCAGTAAAGCTAAGTCTTGAGAGGCTTAAGTAA